Proteins encoded together in one Panthera uncia isolate 11264 chromosome A2, Puncia_PCG_1.0, whole genome shotgun sequence window:
- the CLEC2L gene encoding C-type lectin domain family 2 member L codes for MEEGPAWESENPPSPRSQGAAFGNAVDLRFATEAEDVVSALSRVRAEWRPHPSALTPRQPRGKPLIFLESHRVIPAPPRQPRYRLPPPAPPRAPAVRGGCGSARAGAARTAGGGGGDRARGSGAGSRAQPRPARTAALVHPRPAWGARKARGAPTAPAPAAPRPRSPAEAEGRGPEGLLRRSGSGYEGSTSWKAALEDTTTRLLLGAIAVLLFAILVVMSILASKGCIKCEAPCPEDWLLYGRKCYFFSEEPRDWNTGRQHCHTHDAVLAVIQSQKELEFMFKFTRREPWIGLRRVGDEFHWVNGDPFDPDTFPISGLGECVFVEPTRLVSTECLMTRPWVCSKMAYT; via the exons ATGGAGGAAGGCCCGGCCTGGGAGTCAGAGAACCCACCAAGCCCGCGCTCGCAGGGTGCAGCCTTCGGAAATGCTGTTGACTTGCGATTTGCAACCGAAGCCGAGGATGTTGTCAGCGCAC TGTCAAGAGTCCGGGCCGAGTGGCGGCCTCACCCCTCTGCCCTGACTCCACGACAGCCCAGAGGAAAGCCCCTCATCTTCCTGGAATCTCACCGCGTCATCCCT gcgcCACCCCGCCAGCCCCGCTACCGCCTGCCTCCACCCGCTCCTCCCCGTGCCCCGGCTGTGCGCGGAGGCTGCGGCTCGGCCAGGGCAGGCGCGGCGCGCACGGCTGGCGGAGGCGGCGGCGATCGGGCACGGGGGTCCGGCGCGGGGAGCCGGGCTCAGCCCCGGCCTGCGCGAACCGCGGCCCTCGTCCACCCGAGGCCGGCCTGGGGGGCCCGCAAGGCGCGCGGAGCGCCGA ccgcgcccgcccccgCAGCGCCCAGGCCGCGCTCGCCGGCGGAGGCGGAGGGCCGCGGACCCGAGGGGCTGCTGCGGCGATCGGGGTCGGGCTATGAGGGCAGCACCAGCTGGAAGGCGGCTTTGGAGG acaCCACCACACGTCTCCTGCTGGGGGCCATCGCAGTCCTTCTGTTCGCTATCCTGGTGGTGATGAGCATCTTGG CTTCCAAGGGCTGTATCAAGTGCGAAGCGCCCTGCCCAGAGGACTGGCTGCTCTACGGAAGGAAATGCTACTTCTTTTCTGAGGAGCCGAGAGACTGGAACACGGGCAGGCAGCACTGCCATACTCACGATGCTGTGCTGGCTGTGATTCAGAGCCAGAAGGAGCTG GAGTTTATGTTCAAGTTCACGCGGAGGGAGCCCTGGATTGGCCTGCGCAGAGTGGGGGACGAATTCCACTGGGTCAACGGGGACCCGTTTGACCCGGACAC ATTCCCGATCTCGGGCCTGGGAGAGTGCGTCTTCGTGGAGCCCACCAGGCTGGTGTCGACGGAGTGTCTTATGACCCGGCCCTGGGTGTGCAGCAAGATGGCCTACACATGA